gtcattcgatattttgaagcagaagttgagcaatgctcctgtgttgacattacctgaTGGGATTGaggagtttgtagtatattgtgatgtatcacacaccgggatgggttgtgtgttaatgcagaaaggcaaggtcattgcctatgcttcacgacagctaaaggtgcacgagaagaattacaccacccatgacttggagttgggtgccgttgcatttgcacttaagctttggaggaATTACCTatatggaactaaatgtgtgatctattctgatcacaaaagccttcagcacctgttcaattagaaggatttaaacatgaggcagcgacgctggatggaaactctgaacgattatgattgtgaaataagataccatccaggcaaggccaatgtagtcgcagatgccttgagcagaaaggaaagagtgaagccaacCAGAATCAATGCCAatagcattgaaatcaagaatagtttgaatgaaaggttgttagctgcacagaaggaagctgtgtcagaagctcACTATCCTAATGAGAAGCTGGGAGtcactgaagagcagttatcctatggaaaagacggaatcctgagattaaatggaagaatatgggttcctgtttatggaggacttcgagacgttatccttcaggaagcccacagttccagatcttccgttcatcctggagcggataatatgtaccaggatgtgaaggcaaattattagtggataggcttgaagaagtctatagccaccatgtagccaaatgtctgacgtgtgctcaagtcaaggctgagcatcagaagccgtcaggtttgctacaacagcctgaaattcccacttggaaatgggaaatggtgacgatggatttcatcaccaagttgcctaaaACACAGAAgagaaatgatactatttgggtgatagttgataggctgactaagtcagcacatttcttacccattaaggaaacttacagttcggacatgttggcccaactgtatgttgataaaaTCGTATCCCTGCATGGgtaccagtgtctattatctctgatagggatactagatacacttcgcatttttggaagagtttccaacagtctctggggaCGCAATTGAACtttagtacagcttaccatcctcagacgaatgggcagagtgagcgtaccatccagactctggaagacatgcttcgtgcatgtgcgattgatttaggaggtagctgggataggcacctacctttggtcgagttctcctataacaatagctatcataccagcattcaggctgcgccttttgaggcattatatggtagaaagtgtagaacgcccatttgttgggcagaagtaggagacactcaattatcgAGTCCTGATTTAGtctttgaaacaacggacaagattgtccaggttcgagaccgcctgaaagctgcccgggataggcagaagagctatgctgataaaaggcgaaaacccctcaaattcgaggttggtgataaagttgtgctcaaagtatcaccctggaagggggtgatgcgatttggtaagaaaggtaagttaagcccgagatatataggaccattcgagatcatcgaatgtgtagggtcagtggcttataagttaaacttacctgaagagctcagtggtattcacaatgtgttccacatctgcaatctaaagaaatgtctagctaatgaatcactagtcataccacacacggatgtgcatatagatgagagcttaaaatttgtggaaaaacctgtgtcgattgaggatcgacaggtaaagaaccttcgaaggaagtatgtgcctattgttaaggtcaaatgggatggccgtagaggtcccgattatacgtgggagttagagtccacaatgaaagaaaaataccctcaattatttcaataaatctcgaggtcgagatttcttttaagggggtgaggatgtaacacctcaaaaattcctgtccaataaaataaagacacgtgtcatgtgggacaaACATGTCAGGAACCCAGGtcaaataaagatgtatggtaggaaaaaaaagggcgtcatgttattaaagatacccctgaacgacccaagggcaacatgttattaaaatacctctgaacgacccaaattataaaatcccaagatccttaaattgTTTGACAAACATCTGTTATATATTAACCGGTTgttcctaaataaataaaattccatcttttatatggaaattGGGTCATTAAGGTTATTACTACTAAAATGCTGATTTAAACCTTTGTATAAAGGAAATTTAAAGTAGTTAACTAACATAATTAACCCTCGTGAGAATCCAAGACTTGAAACCTTGAAGTTTCCATCAATTTAAACTTTCACAAGATGCCAAAGTTGTAAGAGCATGctaggcatgcaatggctgagcaaaCTGGTCCCTCAACTGAAAAAGATGGCATGAGATTCGGAATCCACGaagttgcatggtcaaggcttgaagtttgtaaaatttttgttttctggccaccggttacggaccgcaaggccctaggcttacggtccgtaaggtgcatacctgggcgatttcaacaaaggtcggttacggaccgcaatcatttcagcatacggtccgcaagaggagcttacggaccgcaaggccttaagcttacggtccgtaaggctgtcgctggcagcaggttttgaacagctgcctgttcagcctgttgcaccgactTAAAATGGTGGTTTTCGTAACAAGGgtcttgctaggcagtatttagccctctagggacacctggggtgatcatACAACAATTGTAGACTTGCATGTCTTGATCTTATGCTCATTGGTGCACTATATAAGGGACATGAGTTGTGACCATTTGGGCATTCTTTTGCATCTTCACTCCTGGAGCTCCTGGACAGCTATCAAGTTTTCTTAGGCTCCATAaaccttcttaggactcttgtaagtgtccttaacctcccttaaccctttttagcttagttaattagctaaaagtcaaaccatcgtaattaaggtttgacttcgagattagtccataattactcagtaatatctcgaattaaaaatacctttaagaAGGTAGtgatgtgggtaacaaacccttaaaagggtatttccagaatcccactctaactatgcaaattgtcgagtcaaagcttactttaaaaagtcaacagaatgcttaaatccaaattaatacataattagcaatgtaggatacatgcaacctgtttgatcactaatataacttggtaataaatgtaagaacatgtcccaacatgttcaactcgacaattttctgtttagacccggtttggaaccgaaagtcgcatagtttgactttcgctttgactttcagttctggccCGTTTTAGTCAAGACTAAGggtgccttagagcttcttttggacctagtaacatgttagtataaccctctgtgattatacggcttagttcactagttgtctaattattatgcaaatttccgttaaatgcccatatgttgaccattatgcccaaatattcataaaatgtgatttttgaaaatatgaaagagtaaacatcttagttactgaattatagacttgtaaccaaaatttgacatcagtttgaggtctagaattaaagttatgctcattagcgtaattaggaGCTTTCTTAATAAGTtaatggcgtaaattgcatatagcctatctaaacccaaatttttatacaaaactttatacctactgttataaaataatattttgggattttaaggATTTTTATTCAAATTTAGGCTGAgtataacttagtgttctaaacttaattcggctaatgccggttttgcccttttgagccataaaatgagttttataaatccttttgacctcaaatctttttctactgatttattatgataaatgtattattttgagccttctggaattataaaaatattagctttttttttaaaacccgtaaatggctccaaatcgcctttttaggcatttttacgacatagtctatgtcaaaactagtttatatgtataagagtcaatacctactgatatatttagtaaaattctatattataacagtaaactaaatattgaaactcagatttccagttttgaccttttaggcttatgtgaaattaccaaaatgccctttcggtgcataagatggttataattaataaaattcacatatatatgataccctactgttataacatgataaattaagtataattactgatttattcagtTATGAAACTCTGATtgctagtttaactcttttatacccttttacatgaccaaaatgcccttatgaggtgtaatttgagtttaaaatcatttggggcataataggacatatcttactgatatcacaacatggttggtgcatataatctcaggaaacttgtatatgatttatatggttacccgttacgcattttcgcgttcggatcggcttatgtaactagtttacgcataatagccgaaacgggtcaaaccatatcatctttatctcaaaatccagaatgtgatcaatttacccatattatacaagtcccCAAACTTGTTGGgcctaaatcacattccttcccggttttcgccttccaCGCGATTAACCCGTATTTATtccttgaaactaaccggtctaagcttaggctatattaaagacccgttaggattctaataggttattataaaacttcgttccagaataggagaccagtaaaagacacttgcatttgcttattgtggttattacttactcaggtaaatacttttaacttattttcccttatacgagcttggggtacggtatataaaataccgcttggtcgggcaattgaccataactcattagtagttgggtattatcaatgtgacccgtttagaaattggttttgtttgttttacgcctttgggagtttaatgaccatgtcccggatatccttggcatcattcatgaaatggccacgaccttgacacgcgggtgtaggcgtacacccgacaatgtgtccatataattcaggtataaccgttggtttccgccgcggatttatactaagtggtgtgtctattaaccttaaacccggcacgaaccgggtgactgaacgcataacaaacatgtaattctttttacaagattagatttaattaattatcccaagttataaaaagttttgtgccatgtgcatttaaatcaatttttacaacattttcaaaatgagtcagttaaattgtatttaccagtgtaaactgacgtattttccccaaaaagattaagtgcaggttctacacgtaataggctggctactccttagcatcgttgaagtctcgcaagcttgggatgccattcatctgttgaacaattttcctctttatattgatccgcctgtggatctatttcagctattatgtgatactggatattacattttatatggttgaaataaatctatttttattgcttccgctgtgcattataatttgtgttatttgactatgatgatatcaactacgtcacgatactcccccactgggcccaccggtgatacgtggaaattaggggtgtgacacatacGGTCCGTAACAGCTGACCAGAACCAAAAAATTTTGCAACTTTCAAGTATTGACCATGCAATGTATAATGCCGAATTTCTCATGCTTTTACTgcagtgtagggaccattttgcTCAACCTTTGCATGCCTAGCATGCTTCTTACAACTTTGGCATTTTGTAAAAGCTTAGATTGACGGAAACTTCAAGGATTAAATCTTGGATTCTCACaaaggttaaacatgttttattaagCTAGTTTCAATCCTCCTTATACAAGGAATTAAATCAGGATTTTAGTAGTAACATCCTTAATGACCCaatttccatataaaagatggaattttatttatttagaagcaaccggttaatatatcagatgtttatcaaaatgatttaaggatcttgggatttatgattcgggtcgctcagaggtgttttaataacatgtcgcccttgggtcgttcagaggtatctttaataacatgacgccctttttaaatcctaccatacatctttatttgatccgagttcctgacacgtttgtcttatgacacgtgtctttattttattgggtatgattttacgaggtgttacatttgGATGAGGTTGACTCGCTAGCAGGAGGGACTCTCGCCCTATTTCGAAGCGTACCTACATACATCCCAACAATGCATGTACTTGAACTCGTTCTTCTTGTTCTCTCTATATGCTAGCAAGGCATTCTTGATAAAGTCAACATCGGTTTCACTGCTCCTTGGCGCGTTCTTCGCCTTATGGAAACAAGAGTTGAATGCGGTGACGTGTGTCTTTATGTCACCCCACTTGGACGAGAGGCTATCATTTTCACGATACACCTCCGCCTTTTGCATTTGCGTATGAAATGATTTCTTTATGGAATCCGAAAAATCTTTTTTGTGTCGTGAATTCCTTATTCCAAAATATTTTAGACAttataaaaaattataataaaacttaaaacaataatattgtgaaccttaaatatgttatataaaaaataacatgAATTGGATTTTGCGATTCGTCGATCTAACATCTTGTCAAAGTAGTTTCTTCTTGAACCGTCCACTTTAATTGTGTTCGTTGAACAGCCACTATTGCTTTCTCTTGATCCGTTTTTTTTCTTGTTGCTTCTTTTTTTGGCCGGTTTGGATGACGAACCACCAACGTCTTGCGGTTGAGTTTCGGGCACGAAATCCGGTTGGGAAAGGTTAACTGGAATAGATGAATCGTCGTATGGAAAGTTAGTGTATACACGGGTTCCTATATACGATGCGATTCCCGCTAGATCGGGACACGGTGAGTATACTAAACCATGTGGCGGTTGTTGCGAATGGTTGCGTGTAAAGGGTATTTGGGTCGGGTTTGGTAGTGGACGGTTTTGTGGCAGGCTAGGGTTCGGGTTTCCTTGATATCCAAAGGGGTGTTTGGGTCGTATCCACGGTTAAAAGGATGCATTGTAGAGTATTAAGTGGGttgatttataaaaaatatatagatATTATAGAAGAAGTAGAGAAGTggtaaaaattgtaaaaaatggGTGGGTGTTTATAATGTGTGAAAaggaaatatttttttttaataaagtagCTGTTTGGCAACGACTAGCACCAACGGCTACATCGAACCAGCCAATCAAAGCCAGCCAAGTCACACTGCCCCCCGCCAGGCTCAATTCCCACGCCAGCGGGGCAACGCCATAGCCAACGCTAGCCCGAGGTGGTCTAGCCAGCGTTTTTGGCATTCCGCTGCCCTAACCCTCGCCCCACACCCCGCAGTCTCAAGTGAGATGAAGGGGTTCAAGGAGGGTATTAGATTACTGAAGTTGAGTCTGACAAAAAAAATGGAACCCGAAAGTTATAAAAGGTTATATTATTGGGCATACTTATTAAGTCCGTCATTGCAAAATTTTGGACCAAAAGTAGTTTTATTGTTTCTTTTTCACTAAATAAGACTAATGTACCAAGTTTTATATTAAAGAATGAAGATGCTATGTTTTTGGCTTCAAATTATGCTGTTAATAGCTGCATATATGGCTAAAAATAGTTTACTTTTGAGTATTTTTTGTGAATATTAATAAATGTTAATGGCTGCAATAATGGTTGTCGTGTTAGAATGGCTGCAAACATAATGTTTTGGCTACAGACATGGCTGCAAATATGAGTCAAATCCAGGGCATATAACTTATAAAATTAATCCTCTGTTTCGACTAATGCTTGGAATGAACTGGTTGGaaagggctgtttggcaacttctgaatggttaagtgttgaaccaataagaggtctaaATCATTAAGGGACTGTTtgacaacatctgaatggttaagtgctgaactagtaagaggtctgaatcattaagtgctgaaccagtaagaagtctgaaccattaagagcttgtataatgcttaaccgttcagaggcaaatgtctgaccaattcagattagaggtcttaatcattcagactctgaataaatcttaaccattcagaggcaaatgtctgaaccattcagacatctgctcgtgaaacaaacagtctgaaccattaagtgctgaaccagtaagaggtctgaaccattaagagcctcattaagaggtaaacaaacagcccctaagtgctaaaccagtaagagatctgaaccactaagagccagtataatgcttaacccttcagaggcaaatgtctaaccaattcagattagaggtcttaaccattcagactttgtataatacttaataattcagaGGCAAATATCTGACCCATTCAAATATttgctcacgaaacaaacaatctgaaccattaagtgctaaaccagtaagatgtctgaactattaagaggcTCATTAAAAAGTAAACAAATAGCCCCTTAATTCTCGGAATGAACTGGTTGGAAGTCTAAACGTTGTGGATGAAGAAAATTTAGGATTAGTGTTTATGAGGAAAAATGGAGGGAAATTGGGTATTAAAAGGGGTGGGCTTTTAGCAGGGATTTAAAAAaggaaatataaaaaaataataagaaatgaccattttacccttcaTTAAACTGAAGTTTTAAATTATGGTTAGTTTTTTGGGCTGAAATGGCACATTTCAAGAATATCGGAGAGGAAAATGGTATAGTTTTAAAATTTGACCTGAAATGCAATAAATAGACAAATCACAGAGACATAAATGGCACTTAactctaaaataataataaaaaaatactcTGCTCGTTTTAAATCTTTAAGATATTGTCAATCTATTCACAACTAATAGTGTGAAACTTCACATTGTAATTTTTTCATGAAATATGATTCATAAAATTCGGAGGGTACACACCTAAAACGTGGAAGGTTAggaatttttttaacttttttattttcttGAAAATGACAACATGAATATTTCggttaataaattttatataactttttttttgaacggccgacaAAAGACTTTTATTATTTGTAGCAAGATGCTACCATCAAAATTACAAAGTAGGGTTCACCAAAATGTTACAATGATACAAATCACAAACCAGTTAAACTAAATCTGCCCCATTCCTCCCATGACATCGATACCATCTTTGCACGATTCTTGATCCAAAGGTACGCCATCGACTTTATCTCGTCTAGAGTCTTTGTAGTGTTTGGGACACCATTTCTGAAGACTATCTCATTTCTCAATTTCCAAATACTCCAAACCGCCACCAATACAACAGCATGTATAATCTTTCGTTTCTTTGATGAGCCGGGACTAATCTCGTGCAAACTAAGTAGATCTTCAAAACCGAATGTTATTATTGGCGGTATTCTGCACCAATCTGCGATGTTCAGCCATATCGACTGCGCGAAGTGACACGCTGCAAAAAGATGTTCACTTGTCTCCTCGTACTCCCCACATAACACACAGAACTGGTCTTGTACCGGAATGTTCCGGGCCGAGAGTGCACACTTAGTAGGAAGCCTCTCCATATCAGCCCTCCACGCCACTATAGCAACCTTCTTCGGAACCCAGTTATTCCACTCGAATGCTCGCGCTTGGCTGTCTCGGTTTACCGAACTCAAGATCTTCTTGATACTTGCCACATTAAAGCTTCCATTTGCATCGTACTTCCAGCACCATCTATCCACCCCCACGTTCACGGCTAAAGACTCAATCAAACTTTCCAACTGTTGTAGTTGATGACACTCGTTAACATCAAGAGAGGCCCGAACCCAAGCCCATATGAACAACGGACCCGCATCGCTGAAGCCCACCCGATCCTCCACCAAGCACTGTTTATTACTATCAACCTTGAATAAATCCGGGAACTTAACATACAACGGCAACGGGTCTGCCCAACTATCCAGCCAGAATTGAATGTTTTTCCCATTCGCCCAAACCGCTGAAACCGCATTTTTTAGATCAATATCTGCATGTAAAAGGAGCTGCCTAATACTTATAATGTTCTTCCATGGCCCGGACAACGACTTCTTAACCGGGATGTCATTCCAACTTCTGGCATTGCGGTGAATTGCCCAAATTACCCCCTGCCACAATCCATTTTTTTAACGTAGACTATTATCGGcgaaaagtggaccagttcggattattatcgggcaataactgagttgagattattatcggccaaattaaGAAAGCTGAAATTATTTAAATCCGATTTCCCTTTTGTTAATACTCATGTAATTAGAAATTTTGAAATTCAGATTATATGTTTCATTTAATTTATCACTTACAACCATTGATTGTTATAGACGACAAAGAGGAAATAATTTTGCTATTATAGTATGTACCATAGGCGTTTATctagtacacaaggacgcctacgtggcaccaatcagaggacggagacaactgtcccacgatctccacttgtctgctgatggcagaaggacaacaaggccgacaacaatgacacgtggctccaatcaaggtgcgccagcaccgaggaacttctagaagccactaagcggtcgacgccagtgagacaaagagcatatccgttatgttgtccgtttccggcccaaggcccatcagcccataaccccttacacctctccggctataaatagagacctcattccacaggttaaacattctattccctccaCTCTCACTCTTAGCACTTAGTTattctcaaagcagtcgcttattctcacgccggagcctggttaagagggaaacccccacattcccctcttaacgagtaacggtgttctgttttgcaggatcgaaccatcaagtcggagctcaaatatccacaagaagattaaccactatgatagaaacataaaccaatctCAATTAAGTCTCTAATTagatcagtgtttcttcattggcgcccaccgattttctCTATAACCACCCTCAGcttcttttatttgagcctttgacatctTTTCCATCCTTCGACTATGGCTGGTCAAGGAACCATTCCAGAGTTCGGTTTCGGAACCAACTCTAACGCGGCGTTGGGTGAAGGAATCCAAaacttccaagcccaacaaatcgaaGAAATCGGCGAAGTTGAAATCACCAATACTGGGGGTCCGCGCGGGAGCATCACCTGCATCACCCAAGTGGTCACCCCAGGGAACAACAGAGAAGGACCTTCGAACACAGCGCCAGTTCAAAATGTATCGGCATTACTAGgcttaccagaaggcgaaaccccagcctcgtggtatgcTAAGAACATCGCCACcatcaatgcagcataccaatcgctgatcgcgcagcaagcagttttgacggcagaaccgtccttggtcacccctcagagtcagggggtgcgccaaatgccCCCGCCAGCCAATCTACAAGGCAGAatcaacaggcctccccctacaagacgtttaagcgtacaagacacgcgcgatacaagaggggaaacggatagttactacgactatccgtcgaaccttcaacgaggccctgttcacagccggctcacgccgcgcaacatgaacaacgaatgggaagaAACAGACCCGTAAGATCCCACATGGGAAGGTGACGAGGAATCGTCAGTCTTTAATCGTTTACCAAAAAACCATGAGTACTACaagccaagacaacacattggctacacagaggaagctgaaagagatttccgcctggcataccgaccagcggaagctgcggagcACTCCAAGTTCATCCCGAAAATTGCACTCGCGCCGCTTtcacgagagaagctaccccc
The Helianthus annuus cultivar XRQ/B chromosome 6, HanXRQr2.0-SUNRISE, whole genome shotgun sequence genome window above contains:
- the LOC110944385 gene encoding uncharacterized protein LOC110944385, with translation MIATPVLVGNPIAEWGVEGVIWAIHRNARSWNDIPVKKSLSGPWKNIISIRQLLLHADIDLKNAVSAVWANGKNIQFWLDSWADPLPLYVKFPDLFKVDSNKQCLVEDRVGFSDAGPLFIWAWVRASLDVNECHQLQQLESLIESLAVNVGVDRWCWKYDANGSFNVASIKKILSSVNRDSQARAFEWNNWVPKKVAIVAWRADMERLPTKCALSARNIPVQDQFCVLCGEYEETSEHLFAACHFAQSIWLNIADWCRIPPIITFGFEDLLSLHEISPGSSKKRKIIHAVVLVAVWSIWKLRNEIVFRNGVPNTTKTLDEIKSMAYLWIKNRAKMVSMSWEEWGRFSLTGL